In one window of Actinomycetota bacterium DNA:
- a CDS encoding DUF4397 domain-containing protein gives MARLRVLVGAILTAALVLAFAAPASATGGTAKVRAFHNSPDTPAVDIYVNGAKTLSDVTYGTLSDYLEVPKGTYNVQVKVAPSTGSDPAALEADVRLGRRPTTIAAIGSLTGDGGALQLKVLRDRDTVSRHLTRLRVAHTSPDAPAVDVQAKLAGRWIRVVRNLEFGEATGYLLLPAWKYRLRIVAAGTNTVVKDLGKVRLKGSTSYTAWAVGFLSPTDDYPGFDVFVSVDG, from the coding sequence GTGGCAAGACTCCGCGTCCTGGTCGGCGCGATCCTGACCGCCGCCCTAGTCCTGGCCTTCGCGGCCCCCGCGTCGGCGACCGGCGGGACCGCCAAGGTCCGCGCCTTCCACAACAGCCCCGACACGCCGGCGGTCGACATCTACGTCAACGGCGCCAAGACGCTGTCGGACGTCACCTACGGCACCCTCAGCGACTACCTCGAGGTGCCCAAGGGGACCTACAACGTGCAGGTCAAGGTGGCCCCGTCGACCGGGAGCGACCCCGCCGCCCTCGAGGCCGACGTGCGCCTCGGCCGCCGCCCGACCACCATCGCCGCCATCGGCTCGCTGACCGGCGACGGCGGCGCCCTCCAGCTCAAGGTGCTGCGCGACCGCGACACCGTCTCCCGCCACCTCACGCGGCTGCGGGTGGCCCACACCAGCCCCGACGCCCCGGCCGTCGACGTCCAGGCCAAGCTGGCCGGCCGCTGGATCCGGGTCGTCCGGAACCTCGAGTTCGGCGAGGCCACCGGCTACCTGCTGCTGCCGGCCTGGAAGTACCGGCTGCGGATCGTCGCCGCCGGCACGAACACCGTGGTCAAGGACCTCGGCAAGGTCCGGCTCAAGGGCAGCACCTCCTACACCGCCTGGGCGGTCGGCTTCCTCAGCCCGACCGACGACTACCCTGGCTTCGACGTGTTCGTCTCCGTGGACGGCTGA
- a CDS encoding sigma-70 family RNA polymerase sigma factor, which yields MRAVRDEVGARSGSQERFTEVFRDRYRELHGLAYRLLGDHGEAEDVAQETFLRLDGQAVLDRPDDEVAAWLRRVCLNTAYNRLRGRRRTSARLERAGLADRADDEADTGATPLLDVLRAEQQRAVRQALAALPERQRAALLLRHAGYSYAEIAATLDLAVGSVGVLLARGERAFREAYLDSDDADPGAYDALP from the coding sequence GTGCGCGCCGTGCGGGATGAGGTCGGGGCCCGATCGGGCTCCCAGGAGCGGTTCACGGAGGTGTTCCGGGACCGGTACCGCGAGCTGCACGGGCTCGCCTACCGGCTCCTCGGCGACCACGGCGAGGCCGAGGACGTCGCCCAGGAGACCTTCCTCCGGCTCGACGGGCAGGCGGTGCTGGACCGGCCCGACGACGAGGTCGCGGCCTGGCTGCGCCGGGTCTGCCTGAACACCGCCTACAACCGGCTGCGGGGCCGGCGCCGGACCAGCGCCCGGCTGGAGCGGGCCGGGCTGGCCGACCGGGCCGACGACGAGGCCGACACGGGCGCGACCCCGCTGCTGGACGTCCTCCGGGCCGAGCAGCAGCGGGCGGTGCGCCAGGCCCTGGCCGCCCTGCCCGAGCGGCAGCGGGCCGCGCTGCTGCTGCGCCACGCCGGCTACTCCTACGCGGAGATCGCCGCCACCCTCGACCTGGCCGTCGGCTCGGTCGGGGTCCTGCTCGCCCGCGGCGAGCGGGCGTTCCGTGAGGCCTACCTCGACAGCGACGACGCCGACCCGGGAGCCTACGATGCCCTGCCCTGA
- a CDS encoding ABC transporter permease subunit, translated as MSVLVVARWTVLEARRRRLLAAGVVLSVAFVALFAVGYALLYHDQQRAVLEAGTLGPGVLSAREELLAVSTLVLVLGLYGVQFLGALLGLFLGVASVSPEIDSGALHAVLARPLSRLQYLLGRFLALAGLLAAYVLVMSGALLLTARVVAGFTPGDARRVVGLMLLEVLILLAVSLLGSTVLPTLANGVVMLALFGLAWLGGILGFVATIPPGNELLANLGTAAGLLLPADAVWRGASFHVLPPGFLAATSLAGGEVDGPPFVSTAPMAPAMLAWALAYPAACLALAAAAFRRRDL; from the coding sequence GTGAGCGTCCTGGTGGTGGCCCGCTGGACGGTGCTGGAGGCCCGCCGCCGCCGGCTTCTGGCGGCGGGGGTGGTGCTCAGCGTCGCCTTCGTGGCCCTGTTCGCGGTCGGGTACGCCCTCCTCTACCACGACCAGCAGCGGGCCGTGCTGGAGGCCGGGACGCTCGGCCCCGGCGTCCTGTCGGCCCGCGAGGAGCTCCTGGCCGTCTCGACCCTGGTGCTGGTGCTCGGGCTCTACGGGGTCCAGTTCCTGGGCGCGCTGCTGGGGCTGTTCCTGGGGGTCGCCTCGGTCTCCCCGGAGATCGACTCGGGCGCCCTCCACGCCGTGCTCGCCCGTCCCCTCAGCCGCCTCCAGTACCTCCTCGGCCGCTTCCTCGCCCTGGCCGGGCTGCTCGCCGCCTACGTGCTCGTGATGAGCGGCGCCCTCCTGCTCACCGCCCGGGTCGTCGCCGGCTTCACCCCCGGCGACGCCCGCCGGGTGGTCGGGCTCATGCTGCTGGAGGTCCTGATCCTGCTCGCGGTGAGCCTGCTCGGCAGCACGGTGCTGCCGACGCTGGCCAACGGGGTGGTCATGCTGGCCCTGTTCGGCCTGGCCTGGCTCGGCGGCATCCTCGGGTTCGTGGCCACGATCCCGCCCGGCAACGAGCTGCTGGCCAACCTGGGCACGGCCGCCGGCCTCCTGCTCCCGGCCGACGCCGTCTGGCGCGGAGCGTCGTTCCACGTCCTCCCGCCCGGCTTCCTGGCCGCCACCTCCCTGGCCGGGGGCGAGGTGGACGGCCCGCCGTTCGTCTCCACCGCCCCGATGGCCCCGGCCATGCTCGCCTGGGCGCTCGCCTACCCGGCGGCCTGCCTCGCCCTGGCCGCCGCCGCGTTCCGCCGCCGCGACCTCTGA
- a CDS encoding lysylphosphatidylglycerol synthase domain-containing protein, translating to MVTGFFVATLAARWNDVISLKWRLEPGLFAVATALLALSYGLVACLWGLALHRAAGTRVAAGARIWFLSNLARYVPGNVWSYVGAVELARREGVARRTTLAVMALTQVLSVGVAVAAGLPVLLAERARLGRPALLGALVVAAVAALAAVFRRQLLGLARRRMPGFDPADLTPSAGTVALLAAGYAVYWAVTGLAFAALVASLYPLAPADVPLVMAAYAAAYAAGFLALLTPAGLGVREGVLVVALAPVLPAGPALVVALLSRVWMMLVELAGAGVAHLAARYRTPV from the coding sequence GTGGTCACGGGCTTTTTCGTGGCCACCCTGGCCGCGCGCTGGAATGACGTCATTTCCCTGAAATGGCGGCTCGAGCCGGGCCTTTTCGCGGTGGCGACGGCGCTGCTGGCGCTTTCCTATGGGCTGGTCGCCTGCCTGTGGGGCCTGGCCCTGCACCGGGCCGCCGGCACCCGGGTGGCCGCCGGGGCCCGGATCTGGTTCCTCTCCAACCTGGCCCGCTACGTCCCGGGCAACGTCTGGAGCTACGTCGGCGCGGTCGAGCTGGCCCGGCGCGAGGGCGTGGCCCGGCGGACCACCCTGGCCGTCATGGCCCTCACCCAGGTCCTCTCGGTCGGGGTGGCGGTGGCGGCCGGGCTGCCCGTCCTCCTGGCCGAGCGGGCCCGGCTGGGCCGGCCGGCGCTGCTGGGCGCGCTGGTGGTGGCCGCCGTGGCGGCGCTGGCGGCGGTGTTCCGGCGCCAGCTCCTGGGGCTGGCCCGCCGGCGCATGCCCGGGTTCGACCCCGCCGACCTGACCCCGTCGGCGGGCACGGTGGCATTGCTGGCGGCCGGCTACGCCGTCTACTGGGCGGTTACCGGCCTGGCCTTCGCCGCCCTGGTGGCCAGCCTCTACCCCCTGGCCCCGGCCGACGTGCCCCTGGTGATGGCCGCCTACGCCGCCGCCTACGCCGCCGGGTTCCTCGCCCTCCTCACCCCGGCCGGCCTTGGCGTCCGCGAGGGCGTCCTGGTGGTCGCCCTGGCCCCGGTCCTCCCGGCCGGTCCGGCCCTGGTCGTGGCCCTGCTCTCCCGGGTCTGGATGATGCTGGTCGAGCTGGCCGGCGCCGGGGTCGCCCACCTGGCCGCCCGCTACCGCACCCCGGTGTAA
- a CDS encoding ABC transporter ATP-binding protein has product MSRTASADQTASAGTSTEVPAVATSGLRKAFGSRVALHDLTLRVEPGEVFGFLGPNGAGKTTAMKILLGLVRPSGGEALVLGRPPGEPAARRRVGYLPEHFRFQEWATGAELLGFHGRLAGMDAATLAGRIPELLDRVGLAGRGGERVRRYSKGMTQRLGLALAILHRPDLVLLDEPTSALDPVGRREVRELVRELAAGGVTVFLNSHLLTEVEAVCDRVAIVSQGRVLASGPLDDLAGAATQLRLLLDRADRDVLDLLGRRGRVVAVEGTTVTLAVETLDVAPDLARLLVGAGYQLYGMVPVQRSLEDVFVDLVGEVREQ; this is encoded by the coding sequence ATGTCGCGGACAGCCTCCGCTGACCAGACGGCGTCCGCCGGGACCTCCACCGAGGTCCCGGCGGTCGCCACGTCCGGCCTGCGCAAGGCCTTCGGGTCCCGGGTCGCCCTGCACGACCTGACCCTGCGGGTCGAGCCCGGGGAGGTGTTCGGGTTCCTCGGGCCCAACGGGGCCGGCAAGACCACCGCCATGAAGATCCTGCTCGGCCTGGTCCGGCCCAGCGGCGGGGAGGCCCTGGTCCTCGGCCGCCCGCCGGGCGAGCCGGCCGCCCGTCGCCGCGTCGGCTACCTGCCCGAGCACTTCCGCTTCCAGGAGTGGGCGACCGGCGCCGAGCTGCTCGGCTTCCACGGCCGCCTGGCCGGCATGGACGCCGCCACGCTGGCCGGCCGCATCCCCGAGCTGCTGGACCGGGTCGGCCTGGCCGGGCGGGGCGGCGAGCGCGTCCGCCGCTACTCCAAGGGCATGACCCAGCGCCTCGGCCTGGCCCTGGCCATCCTCCACCGTCCCGACCTGGTCCTGCTCGACGAGCCCACCTCGGCCCTGGATCCGGTGGGCCGCCGCGAGGTCCGTGAGCTCGTCCGGGAGCTGGCCGCCGGCGGGGTCACCGTGTTCCTCAACTCGCACCTGCTCACCGAGGTCGAGGCGGTCTGCGACCGGGTGGCGATCGTCAGCCAGGGCCGGGTCCTGGCCAGCGGGCCCCTGGACGACCTGGCCGGGGCCGCGACCCAGCTGCGGCTGCTGCTGGACCGCGCCGACCGCGACGTGCTCGATCTGCTGGGACGGCGCGGCCGGGTCGTCGCGGTCGAGGGCACCACCGTCACCCTGGCCGTCGAGACCCTGGACGTCGCCCCCGACCTGGCCCGGCTGCTGGTCGGGGCCGGCTACCAGCTGTACGGGATGGTGCCGGTGCAGCGGTCGCTGGAGGACGTCTTCGTCGACCTGGTCGGGGAGGTGCGCGAGCAATGA